A window of Dysidea avara chromosome 1, odDysAvar1.4, whole genome shotgun sequence genomic DNA:
gataTGGTTACTTtggttaggtttccaaatcactgaatagtatataacttgcgatctcactaaggaaatatacaaagttctcttggctgtcactgtttgatgcttgctaaagctgcgatggagcagacctagcattctgtaggtcttaggggttatatttttgtagtgttgatcccaagataggtctgatgatattataataccaagatttttatgtgaactatttgttaaaacctgtgtgtcagctattttgtaattagtgatgattTTTGCATTGATAtaggtggacactcttttttggattaaagaacatattatatctcgtatttcacaaagttgctgagtctaaatcattttgaaacaatgaaatatctccaggactacaaacagtattataaatcttggtgtcgtcaatgaatagtaaagttttactgatggtaacacaagatgataaatcattcatgtaaataatgaagagtaggggtcccaaaatactcccttggggccagatagaaccggcaagggggtagataatgactgactgcatgccaaagctgtagctacattgattagctgcaaacacatgatttactctatataactagagatagtattttattgtatacatgtactgtagctactgttttattaaactgatgctatagctacatagccaaatcacagcacagtttagcagttatagctgaatgccagtgaatggcttgatttcctccatcaacatgtataattatagtattagttgtataggtatggctagctatgattattaaaagtgcatgcgcgcctatgctaacagtccccgggtaatatgtttcccctttataaggtcatgtgcaacgtacgtaCAGTGTTAGTAACACTAAGGtgaatgcgggtatttccggacagcgcacaattccggacacttcgtgtatagcacccaagaatgaatcaactagaacaaAAGAACGTTCACGTGACGTGGTGAACATGGCGTCTCCTCATCGCCCTCAAGAGCAATACGCTAAACTGCCGCCGTGGGGATTCGCTAAGTTCACTCGATTGGATGCCCCGGTATGTAAAGGGGCTACTGGTAGCTAGCGCATGTGCTAGACTTTAAATACGTGGAACCTTTCACACGCCCTCATCACGgttagatcacgtgatggtCTAACACAGCGCCGCTCTAGCCTAATAGGCCGTTTATAAAAAGTTAGATGGTCCTTCTCACTCTTATATAAACGGACTTGCGATAATCGATTATGGTGTTTGGTGGACGACCTACTGACGTTCAGGAGTTATGGTTTTGAAGATGATTGTGGTAGCAAGTTTAGTTAACAGCTCTGCTGAATACTTGTGGATTGCACACCAACATATAAAGAGTTTACAGCATATAGCTGCACGCGAAGGATTGGTGAAGAATTTCTCAGACGTACTGTGACTAGTTGGAGCTAAGAAAGTAACAAGCGAGGTAACGAGTTACGAGTAATTGAACTTGATTATTAGATTGGAGCTCGAGATTTGTGAACATCAATGTTTAGTATGTTGAACTTATTATTgctttgtacataattatgtaaaatatGAACTGTTGACAGAAGTTAATTCAAGTATCACAAACCATTCAATTGAGGTGTAACTAGAGGCACCACACTAGTCTCTGTGGACACAATCACATCACATCATAAATGGAAAATGCTGGGTTAATTTTTGAACAAGCAAAGTTGGTAGCTGAATGGTTTCAAGGGTAAATAATTTCCCGATCTTCAGTGTCATTTGCATACAATAAAGTACTGGCATCTGAAAGAGTATAGCTGTCCCTTTGATGTAATGTGGGCATCAAATCAAGTGAACTTATTAAACCGCTAGCTGGGAGGGTGTGTGGCATAGTCTTCAGTATAGCTTCTGATGACCTCACTGACAGACTCTGTGGCTGTACTAATAAAGTGCAGCATAGTGCAAAGCAGTGATGCACCATTCGAAAAGTGTAAGTAGTAAATGTAGTAAATGGTGTTGTCTTTAGTTGACAAACAACTGCACCACCGGATCTCAAATGCAGTGTCAAGCATCCAGTCAGCTGGTTGAGCtagtgcccccccccccccccctcccccacatatacatatatagttgtcagataaaatgagacacacacaataaaattattacaTTTTGCATATTGTTGGTTACACTAGTCAAGCATTACATACTCCTCAATATCAATTAATTTGGGAGTGACTACAGACACTTTACCAGTTTCGCTGGATATAACTGCATCATAGTGCAAGTTACGAGTATAAAATAGTTCAAAGTGATTAATCTTTGACACAGCTTCAACAAATTCTGATGGAAGCTGAATGCTTCTGAGTTTGAGGGGATAAATTACCTCCCACTGGTAATTCTCTGTAGTGTCATTTAGAATGCAGTAGTACACTGGCACCTGAAATAATGTAGCTGTTGCCTTTATCTCCAATTCAGTCGCCCATGTGCTAGATTTGGACATGGTCTGTAAGTGATCTTCAATAGTTGCAGCAGTGCCTTGAGGCATATGATAGGCAGTAAATAGTGGTTGGTTGAAAGAAATATGTTTCACAACAATATCACGAATGGTCATGTGTGAATCTTGGGTACCCAGTAATTCAAATGCAATACATCTGAAAAAGCAGTTCCCATCTCTACAAATTGGAAAAACTTCACGTTGAAGACCATTCAAATATTCTACCAGAAGTGTATCATCAATATGAACCTTCTTGGAGTCAGGTGGCACACTGTCTCTTGCTAAATAAACAAAAGAGCATTATGGTACtcacacaaattaactacttACCAATTGCAAAGCATTTTCTTTGTGAACAACATTGTTTTAATTTTCCTTCACCTCCATACTTCTTCATATCCAGACAGTTCGTGCACTTCTTACAATCTTCAGACAAACAACCACTGCATTCAAAACACCTTTTCCCCCCTATAGAGTGCAACACATGCAAAGCAATGTTTACTACAAAGGACACAAGTTACACTGTCTTACATACCTGATGCACTGGAGGTACGTTGCTTGGCTGCTGTATCTggcttactaactgtactcttaCGGTCACAACCATTACAACTCTGTGGGAGACATATTAACAAGGCTGTGGCTTTTGTGAAGATATTACCTCTCGAATTCTGTCTGCTTTAATACCAACACGTGACATCACTGATTTAGAAGATCTCTTTTGCTTGGTTTTAGGCATTGCAGAGCATTTTAGTAACACCTTTCTACGATGCTCTCTTCTCCGAATATTTTGCAGTGTGACTTGTAGACGAGGACGTCTTACCAAGCCATCTTTGTTTGGTAAATGTTTGTAGAATTTCGTATAGAGCTCTTCTAATTGTTTGGCTAGGTCTTGTGCATCCTTGCGGTTGCATTCTTGGAAGTTGTATGTAAGAGTTTCCAAGTTCTTTATAGCAACTCTTGCTTTTGTAATAGATTTCTTCAGTGTAGGATTCTGTAAGAATAAACGTATAAAATTTCCTAACAACAATTTACATATGTTTTATATATTTTAGTGGAAGGGTCACCAATATTTATCTACCTGCAGGTATATTGTATGCTGTCATATTTTGCAAGCCAAGAGAGTTGTCATAGTAAATTCATTCTTAAACAATCTAGTATAATTGATATTATATGGACTTAATCACTTTCATTGTAGTTAAAAACTGTCTTTTAATCCCCAAATAAATCTTCTCAATCAAGTCTAgcacaatacagtggaacctcattgACACGATTGGGGGAATTTACTATAGATACAAAGAGGTGTCCTTTGTTCAGGGGCTTATAGAGCGCTAGTACTATAGATTTAGGACTTAGACAGGTATACTATGTATAGAAGCTGTCTTCAATTCAGGGGTCACCTTTAAGAGGGGGTTCAACTATATAGCTACCATAATAACCGTGTCTTCGTGTGAGCACACAGTGTGGTCTGCAACCACAAAATGTTTGATAATTGCTTTTTATTTATAATTTCATACTaggaaaatgaaaaaaatttgGTGGGAAAATACGAATCTTCATAATCTGTACTGAAATATTATGTGGTTAGACTCAGTGATTATATAATCAAATACACATGCACTAAATGCAATTTTTGGTTACAAGCAGACACACCTTTTGGAAATGAGCAGACATACAATCTTCTGTAGTTTCATTCACTGGCATAATTTCACTGGATGATGATGGTGTTTCACTTGGCAGGTCATCACTATCTATTAAAGGGCTGGTCTCCACTGAGAGTGACTGCATGCCATCTTGTCCACTGCTACTGCCAAAGTATGACTCTAGTGCACCCTCGTCCCTGGAAAGATATGCACTTTCCAAGTAACATTTAGGAAGTGTAGACCAATCCCAATTATCAGGGTAAAAATTAAACACACAGAAAAAGTGCTTGCAAGGTATATGATGTCGCTTCCAGTCCTTGCAAGT
This region includes:
- the LOC136236716 gene encoding uncharacterized protein, whose amino-acid sequence is MYQKYIFQNYKLSGEYRAYSPSVPSYLHGRPHSVITHCLHRKAKANKYTTEDVTKVDDGVFQVTKPKGGNHTVTFCSDSGSPSCTCKDWKRHHIPCKHFFCVFNFYPDNWDWSTLPKCYLESAYLSRDEGALESYFGSSSGQDGMQSLSVETSPLIDSDDLPSETPSSSSEIMPVNETTEDCMSAHFQKNPTLKKSITKARVAIKNLETLTYNFQECNRKDAQDLAKQLEELYTKFYKHLPNKDGLVRRPRLQVTLQNIRRREHRRKVLLKCSAMPKTKQKRSSKSVMSRVGIKADRIRESCNGCDRKSTVSKPDTAAKQRTSSASGGKRCFECSGCLSEDCKKCTNCLDMKKYGGEGKLKQCCSQRKCFAIARDSVPPDSKKVHIDDTLLVEYLNGLQREVFPICRDGNCFFRCIAFELLGTQDSHMTIRDIVVKHISFNQPLFTAYHMPQGTAATIEDHLQTMSKSSTWATELEIKATATLFQVPVYYCILNDTTENYQWEVIYPLKLRSIQLPSEFVEAVSKINHFELFYTRNLHYDAVISSETGKVSVVTPKLIDIEEYVMLD